Below is a window of Nicotiana tabacum cultivar K326 chromosome 19, ASM71507v2, whole genome shotgun sequence DNA.
CCAAGTAGGAGATCGTCTTCAGTGAATGTGATTTTTGCATTATAGACATCTGTTTCTTGGAATGGGGACGCAATAAGACTTTTATACGGTGATGGAGACGTTGTTGATATGAATtcattcttttcctcttcttctttatcAGCATTACAACACAAGGCCTTGCTATTGTCATCAGAAATCCTCATGCGAAACCAACTCGGCAAAAATTCTACCAAAGTCATCGGGTGGCGTGGCTTTTGGTGATGGTGTGTCTCTATCCTTACCTTCTTTGGGTGCTTAACCATTTGTTGCTTCTTCGGTATTCTTACCATCTTATTCCTTATAGGTTGCTTAGTGGATCTTTTTGCGGACTCAATTTACGACGTCTTCGACGAGTCATCAGGGTCCAACCTTCTTTATCAGGTTGATCGACTTGGACTTTGTCATCCTCTAACAATTCTTCATCTTTATTCCTTCACATGTGCATATCTCAGTTGGATCGAATGATCCAAAGGCAATAGACACATGGTTTGTGCTAGCCTTTTCATCTTCAAGCTCGATTTTCTTTTGACGGGCTAaatccataactttgtccttaaAGACAAAGCACTTATCAAGAGGGTGACCTACAAGCCGATGGTATTTGTAGTAATTCAGGTCATTGATTTTTTCAGCTTCATCTGACTGCTTCGTCTCTTGCAGCTCAATAAGCTTTAGCTCGAAGAGTTCTTCAAATATTGCAGGCACGTCAGAGTCTATAGAAATGGGTACTCCTTTTCTAAAATCTCCTTGAAAGTCAACTTTTGATTTGCATTGTCTTGAGAGGAAGTTgttttcatactctgcttcttgctcaccttcgtaGTGTGGATTCTTTgctttcattttttggtacaaaCTTGCTCCATTTCTTGACTTCTTCTATGTCCCTTCCTTTGCGAGGTTCGTAGATAGGCAACCCTTCATTTCCCGTATAGGCTATGCTCAACTCCATATCATGAGCGCGGGtggcaagttcttcaaatgtccAAGGCTTAATTCCTTTCAAGATGTAACGAAGTCCCcaccttggatgcacatctctatgccggAAGCTTTACTTAGCCTATCTTTGcggttgaggcttgcattcctccatcGACTGATAAAATCGATAACTGGTTCATCTTTTTTTCGTTGGCGAGCGTTGAGTAAGTTCCACTATGGTCATAGTACGCCTTGTGCTATAAAAGCGGTTGAGAAATTCTTGCTCCAGTTGATCCCAACTATCAATGGATCTAGCCTCGAGGTCGATGTACCAATTAAAAGCATTCCTCTTTAGTGAGTGGATGAACAACTTGACAAGGTAATCTCCATAATCCCCTGCATTGTTGCATGTCTCAACAAAGTGCACCATATATTGCTTTGCATTTTCCTTGCCGTCGAACTGCTGAAACTTGGGAGGTTGATAACCGTCAGACATCTTCAAGCTATCGATTCTTGCAATATATGGCTTTGCGTATGTGAGAGAAGACTTTACGGCGACCTCATAATTATCCTTGATAGCTCCCATGATGAATTCTTTTAATTGTTCGATGGGAATTGATCCTTTGAAGGAGACATGAAGTTCTTTGGCATATGAAACTTGATTTGTTGGAGGATCAACCTTCTCATGGACTTCGAGGAGCTTTCTAGGTGCATGTCTTGATTCTCCATCCATCATGCTTTCAACTATGCCTGTCAATTTTGCGATGCATACATCTTGATCTTGAGCATACTTTGTTAAGCCCTCAATCGCCTTTGTCAGATTTGCGAGTTGCTCCTCCATTGTCGAAGTGATAGTCATCATTGTCTCCATTATTATTGCAGATGATGAAGAGTAATTAGGATCTTCCCATAGATTGAACTCAATTTGGAACATGTCATGTAGTGATATTGGCGTAGATTCAACACTTAAAACTTCATCATCAGGTTGGGTAAGTGGACTCTTGGTATTGTATAAAGTAAATTGAGAAAAAACCTTCTCCACAACTACTGTGATATTATCTCCTCCTTCTGATTGGCTAGCAAATGAGCTTTGTTCTCCGGATGATGAAGATCTCAAAACATGCATTGGAGTAGACGACATTGAGTGCTTGTTGTCCCAAAATGCTTGCCTTGCTTTGTGTGACTGGCCCAAGACTCCCTATAGTAGCGCTCAGGATACTTTCAACGTTAGAAGAAAACTTAGAGTCAACAACTTTTGGGTTGATCTTCTTTGGAACCATCTTAATGATGCCGAATGTTGAGAGTTGAcaagagatgagaggtagagatctTCCCACCGGGCGTGCCAAAATTTGTAACAACTAAATTTCGTTTCTGAAAAATAATAACCAAGACAAGAAATATAACGACAAATTTTATATTCGATTTCAAGTGATGAGGTTACAATCTCTAGAATATCTCAAATCTAAAGAGCTGTAGTCCTTTGATTCTTCTCCTCACAAATGATGATTCAagagcttgatcttgaacttgaagGATTTCAGATTTGTGGTGTGTCACGAACAATTGGAAGGTCGTCACGAACTAGAAATTGCATATTGTTATTGATAATATTAGTTAAAGATTAAAGCTGAAACTTAAAAGCTCTATGAACACACCCACTTGAGTTCGAAACCTTAAATTTCGAATTTAGAATTTGGAGGTTATCTTATTCTGCTTTCATTCCCATTTAATTTTATTCTTGAATTTCATAGATGTGAATTGGTTGATTTTGACCTATAGATGGTTGATGTGGTTATTGGAGATTCCACGGGAAGTTCTGTTCTTAAATTTCAATTCAGATCTGGTTTTGTTTTCTCTAAGTGTTTAggtggtggcattcttggggagaAGTGAGAAATGGGTTTTGCAATTAGTGATGGAATTTTGTAGCAGGCCATAAAAATTTCTGATAATATGATTGACAGCTTAAGTCAAAAAAATGGAAAACGAGAAAGAAaatgaataaatagaaaaaagaaaacattcttcttccatttttttcCCTTTGCTCACTTGTCTTTTTGTTAGTGGTGTTAATTGTCACGTCAGTGGTAAGTAACATTTACGCACTTAAGCTTGTTTAGAATTGTAAAAATTATGTTTAAGTGAAACAGCTGAAATGTAATAGGTGTGTTTAAATGAAACATGACTATTAGcctatttggccaaacttttccaaaccaaaaatattttttagtgctTTTGTTctaaagttgaagtgtttggccaaactattagagagaaaaaaagtacttttgagtagaagcagaaacataagcagttttggagaagtagaaaaaagtaatttctctccaaaaatacttttgagaaaaatacacttaaaagcactttttaaaagcttgatcaaacactaattacttctcagaagtgcttttcgaataaattagccaaacacaaactgctcattgccaaaagtacttttgaaaaaagcacttttgagaaaaagtaTTTCTCataataagctgatttttgcagtttGGCCAAACGGGATATAAGTTAAGGTAGGGGTAGCATGTGGGCCTGTTCGAGCCATAAACGGGCCAAGTGGGTCgatccaaacggtcccggtctgGTCCCTAACTAAACGGGCCAAGCGGGTCGGTCCAAACAGTCTCGggccggtcccaaattaaacggaccaaacggtcccgggccaaaTGGTCTTTTTGTAGGAACCGGTCCGGGACTGGGCCCACGAACTCATGGTCCCAGCTCGCGGGCTAAATGGGCCCaacagatttttaaaaaaaattaaatagaaattagagacaaaaagatgttaaaaaaaaatctctaaggcaatgccttgtaaattttattatagaattgtgacctaaattatttaattcaaatttaaagtcaaaaatattgtaaagagatattcaaagcaatgccttgtaattttattatagcattaaaaaatatgacaatatcttccttagtcttcctccccctatggaatgagcagaacaaggtgctaataccaccattgaaaagaaaaagaaactactcAAGATGTgaaaaaatacaagttacataatacatactaatttttgtttaTACAAGTtatatggtatctcttacaaacttcataaatccttcaaggttcagagaaatttccgttggtggtggcggaaaagtagcTTGATCATTGCCGCTTCCATTGTTGGACGAAgcaacatcctccgcaagttcagctagcagtTCTTTGTAAGTTTCGTcttcctctggttgtgattcagcaagtccaaaatttcttcttttcgaatggatccaatctctgaaaagtactgacttttccaagctctccctcatagatgctctataatcaccgagttgaagtcttgcttgactaaaAGCGCTCTCCGACGCCATTGTTGAAACTTGAATAAttaaaatgtctcgggccatccttgaaagtattggaaagtatttttctttgtccttccaccattgcaaaagattaaaggagccgtcgggattcacttcctcaatttccCGCgaaaaataaacttcaagctcatttagttgtgaaaaatcactactactagaaccttgagaacccctaaaccccgcccaagcactaagtgctcttactcccgtagtcttttagatgattgagaatcagaagaagaaggagttggaacatttggtctagcatgatttaatgcaacttgataagcattataaatagtttgagcatttattctaattgagACTATTGCTTCTGAAAGTTGAGACAACTCATCAttttcaagtgctaaaccattataaacagtttcgtaccaaaattgaggacctcctaatttcatacaaggatttaacaaagcagcaacaccataaataagGGGAATAGGgaacaaatatttttaaaacttttttctcatagaatcaatagcaaattAAAATTTTCCTCATCCTTTAAAAAAttagcaaacaaatttgcaagttctacaatataaactaaacaattagaaattgtaggataatattgcccaaaaaattcatttgtagcaatatgaattttttttaaaaatcaacaagcattttaacattagcccaatcctcattcgtaaggtgctcatcatcacttacatgtgcattaaacgttgagtttatggggtttttatattcatatgcaacaaccaaactttcatacatgcaattccatctagttggacaaggtttaggaacctttctttctcttaggccaaattcatcgcatcttttaaaatattctctaagtctacttttacgatttgaataaaaaagccagttaagagccattttaaccttttcaattttaatatttaaaattctcataccatcacccacaattaaatggtaaatatggcaaatacatctaacatgaaaaatattactaaatgcaggatttaacgtagtggtaagcaaggctataacatttgtgttactagtagcattatccattgaaactgacattatttcatcattaatgcaaaaatatctataaatatccgTAAATGTGCTAGCAATAAACTAccatgtgtgacgtgaattaattattctatacgcaattatgcgtttttgcattatccaatcctcatcaatccaatgactggtaacagtaaggtaatcacagtcattgcCACTTCTACccatatcagttgtaatagcaacatgacaatttatatgagtaaataaataacgcaaatattgttcatattcatgcttatatttataaatatcgctctttacggttgttcgagaaaaacctttataagtaggattaaaattttttctaatataatgcacaaagttaggATCAAAAGGAAAactataaggtaagcacataacagttacCATTTTTGACAATTCTttccgatctttttttggatcataatataaaataccactgGTAACAGtattaattcccggttgaaattgatttgaaccggTACTAGGGTCAGCCTGAATAGGACTAGGTACATTTtccccctcggccaaagctttcaaaCGTTCATATCTGATTCTATCTTGAGGGTATTTTTTttatgtgtctagccaaagttcTCCTCCCCTCCCccgatccaaaatatttaaaagataaCCCATtaccacaagttttacacttagccttattttttggAACTAGTTGAGTAAAGAAAGGCCAAACATGAGATATTTCCGTCCGTTTggtaggttgtctagaaaaagtagagGCAGTAACATGAGTATCATATGGgacatcatttggattagcaggTTTATCACTAGTTAGGTTAACATCAAGAGCaagactagtgggtgtatcatcatccggttgagtttcatcaagaTCAATTTCCTCATCATTATTTTCATCAATAGTATTATAATtattagaataaagagcattcattaattcatggtctaaatgttcaccgggtgcaatattatgacaaaattcaatctcggtaaattgtaataaactattatcggtaTCAaaaatagcaggtgtaggacggatATGGGGTTTGGTTCGGGGAGCCGGGGGCAGGGGAGGAGGAACATCATGACCACTAGATTCGCCACTCTttgattttctcttatttttaccaaaaagtttttttttaaggaagccatcttaattaatcaagtaatagcaaataaataaaacaaacaaaactataatattaaaacttaagaattggaacgagtttaccgaattgacgaacaacttgttgaaaattgattatcgttgaagacttgaagacttcaattcaccaccttcacaattttttcacaaattgtaacaataaaataagcaatagtagcaagtaTATAAGAAAATTACAGGGAGAttatgatagattgatattgattttgtaagaaaaatgaaagaatgagggggtatttatagttgaaaataaggaaaaagtgtaattataaaaagttttgggttaaaacaaagttggggggttaaatgactattttataaatagccaacgactatttttgacagcccaacgactgttttttaaatttttcatttttaaaaaaaatattaccgTTGGGACCATTTGGCCCGTCACGGACTGGTCCGGTCCCGATCCCTGGCGGTCCAAACAGTCCCGGTCCCTGACGATCACAAAACATAGGACTAGCCCACAATACCGGTCCAGACTCACTAATATCAGTTCTATCGATCCTGGCCCATTTGGCCCGCGGTCTCAGGCTGATCCCGATCCCGAACCCACCCACCTGACACGCTTAAGTTAAAAGGTATTTAAATGGATTTTGGTGACAAAATTAAGAGACAGCATATGTAGGAGAATCGGGGGCGCTTACGGTTGATCTTTTGCTGGCCAAGCGCGTCAGCCGACTTGCGAGACACGTGTCATAATAATAGTGGGTAGTAGTTTCTAGAAGGCATGGATGGACTCAGAGCCTTTGATATACTTTAATATAAAAAGTTttgggttaaaacaaagttggggggttaaatgactattttataaatagccaacgactatttttgacagcccaacgactgttttttaaatttttcatttttaaaaaaaatattaccgTTGGGACCATTTGGCCCGTCACGGACTGGTCCGGTCCCGATCCCTGGCGGTCCAAACAGTCCCGGTCCCTGACGATCACAAAACATAGGACTAGCCCACAATACCGGTCCAGACTCACTAATATCAGTTCTATCGATCCTGGCCCATTTGGCCCGCGGTCTCAGGCTGATCCCGATCCCGAACCCACCCACCTGACACGCTTAAGTTAAAAGGTATTTAAATGGATTTTGGTGACAAAATTAAGAGACAGCATATGTAGGAGAATCGGGGGCGCTTACGGTTGATCTTTTGCTGGCCAAGCGCGTCAGCCGACTTGCGAGACACGTGTCATAATAATAGTGGGTAGTAGTTTCTAGAAGGCATGGATGGACTCAGAGCCTTTGATATACTTTAATATAAAAAGTTttgggttaaaacaaagttggggggttaaatgactattttataaatagccaacgactatttttgacagcccaacgactgttttttaaatttttcattttttaaaaaaatattaccgTTGGGACCATTTGGCCCGTCACGGACTGGTCCGGTCCCGATCCCTGGCGGTCCAAACAGTCCCGGTCCCTGACGATCACAAAACATAGGACTAGCCCACAATACCGGTCCAGACTCACTAATATCAGTTCTATCGATCCTGGCCCATTTGGCCCGCGGTCTCAGGCTGATCCCGATCCCGAACCCACCCACCTGACACGCTTAAGTTAAAAGGTATTTAAATGGATTTTGGTGACAAAATTAAGAGACAGCATATGTAGGAGAATCGGGGGCGCTTACGGTTGATCTTTTGCTGGCCAAGCGCGTCAGCCGACTTGCGAGACACGTGTCATAATAATAGTGGGTAGTAGTTTCTAGAAGGCATGGATGGACTCAGAGCCTTTGATATACTTTAATATAAAAAGTTttgggttaaaacaaagttggggggttaaatgactattttataaatagccaacgactatttttgacagcccaacgactGCATAACTTTCCCCCCTCTCTCTGCCGGTTCCTTAGATTTCCCTCTCCTCAGGTAATTAATCTAAATTCTGAtatttttagggttttgtttgGTTTTATTTACGGTTCCTTGATATTGATATTTGTATGGGTGTATCTGAAGGTTATTGTGTAAAAGATTTTCCCTCTCTTCCCCCAAAGTAGAGCTTAATTGTGGAAATTGGTACCAGATTAGGGTTCTCTTTTTTCTAATTGCGATTTCAAATTAAAATCGCCTAATTATTCTTTTGTCTACTTTTTTCCCGTCGAATATTCTTCTGCTTCTGGCATGTTAAAAGCAAGCATTTCCTCAAAAAGCTTTGTTGCAACATTGATTTGACAATCCGGATAAATTGTATCGGTTAGTTCGTGGTGCTTTTTAACTGGATGCTATTACCCtgacccaaaaaaataaaataaaatcggAGACAACGTCTAACTCTTTTTGTGTGTGAATTAAGACATgtattcttcatttattttttcttttggacATAAATGTTTGGCTTAACTAATTGGAAGTAGCTGATAAGCATCAAGTGCTATAAATTCACTTCTAAGTGCTAGAACTGATTTTACAAAAAGGCAGTTATGTATTGAAATTGATAATAGGCTAAGCTTTTGTTTTCCAAGATAAGCCGCTTCTGAATATTTGCTTTAACCGGTTCATCACTATTTCCCTTTTTAGACCTTTGTTTTCTCTAATGTTCTCCTCGGTTGTGAATATTCCAGGTCATCTTTTCAGCTCACTGAGTTTTACGTTGCAGTCTACCTAAGAAAGCCTTTTTATTGAACTGTTTGAGATGGCTGAGGTATTATTAACCTTATTTCATATGCCAGTTATAATCAATCTAATATTAGTTCTTTCACTAGACTTTGTGCATAGAGACCTTTACTTACAAAACATAACTTTGATTGTTGCAGGAGGGTCACAAGGTTTCCTTGAACGTCTATGACTTGAGCCAAGGTTTAGCTCGCCAGTTGTCTACTACATTTTTGGGGAAAGCTATTGAAGGAATATGGTAAGTTGCATACTATCTGAAGGGCATTCTTTTCTTTTGAGTGATGATTGGATGGGGTTAATTGGGATATATTGAAACCAAATTTTCTTTTGAGTGATGATGCAGGGGATGGGGGTAATTGGGATATATTGAAACCAAATTCTGCTCTCTGATTAATAAGATTAAGTAAAATCCTATTACATAGAGGAGACCGACGCTTATGTGCTTGCCACTTAGCTTATGCCTTGTCGACTCTTTAAGAGCATAACTTGAGAACATTTAAGCTAGGTGGCATTTGCATGTTTTCTTATAGTTTTCTAAATCCACTAGTCTTTAAGAGTAACGTTTCTGTATGAGGTAAAGCTTTCCTGCTTTGGTGCATCAAAGCCAGCAGAACTGTCTTCCATAGCCTGATCTTATATTAAGTTGCGACTAAACATATTGGTGCAGGGATGATAAACTTTCTTGTGTTTTTCTGTCCAATTTCATGGAGGTCTTACCTCTCCTGTAGTTCTCACCTAATGAGTAGTTCGTTCGTGCCTGTCATAGCAGTAGTGTGAATTGTCTTTCTATCTCCTTTAATTCAGATCTTTGTGTATCTATCCTGTAGGCACACAGGAGTGGTGGTTTATGGTCAtgaatattattttggaggtggtATACAACATGCTCCAGCTGGGACGACTCCATATGGGACTCCTATTCGAGTTGTAGACCTTGGTGTCACACACGTACCCAAGGATGtctttgaaatgtatttacaagagaTAAGCCCTCGGTATACTGCAGAGACATATAGTTTGCTAACCCATAACTGCAACAATTTCAGCAATGAGGTTGCTCAATTTTTGGTCGGTGCAACCATTCCAGATGATATTTTGAATCTTCCTAACGAGGTTATGAACAGCCCAATGGGTGCCCTTATAAGTAAGTTGTTCTTTGCACTTTCTGTATTGAACCTCTGTACGACATTTCTGATTGACGTAAATACCTGATCTTAGTGAAACATGAAGTTCTGTGTTGGTTACCTTTTTGTCTTTTTCATATCGTAAAATTTTGCTGTTCTGTGTTGGTTTCCTTTTGTCTTTGTCACATCCAGAATTTTCAGGAAAGATGCCTCGTCTTGTGTGTAAATGCGCCTTACTTTCATCATTAGTTCTGTGAAGTGTTGTGCGTGTTACGTGATGCTTTCTCGGACAAAGTTTAATTCATTGTTATGGAGGCCTCCATAACTTAAGAGTTCTTATATATTCAAAATAGTGCAAACCATCTCCCTCTTTGGTAGTAATAGCGATATACTTGAAATGACATTTGAGCTATGTACAGTATTTCAGCCTCACCATTTACTTGTAACTTTCCCCATCAATTACTTTTTGCTTGGTTTATATGCAA
It encodes the following:
- the LOC107759334 gene encoding uncharacterized protein LOC107759334, which gives rise to MAEEGHKVSLNVYDLSQGLARQLSTTFLGKAIEGIWHTGVVVYGHEYYFGGGIQHAPAGTTPYGTPIRVVDLGVTHVPKDVFEMYLQEISPRYTAETYSLLTHNCNNFSNEVAQFLVGATIPDDILNLPNEVMNSPMGALIMPMIQQLESTLRANAVPQAPQFRPSTVASASRPMVSGGKSQVGEDKSGSVVKPAKREEKPVGEQEKTPANTAVRDPLGDSRSKVQEEITREFAAIMATGTLRASEAAALATKRVMQRYGHTTAALN